Proteins found in one Candidatus Moraniibacteriota bacterium genomic segment:
- a CDS encoding DsbA family protein produces the protein MEENKKIEEAPAKEMIEADKKIKNLIALSILLGGLFIGSIFVDVAQLLKGNGFSQRVLNKTDVFTLDGKTWVAYSEPIVKIQVITDDSCENCQPDQALVWLRRVVPTILTQKVDLNSPEGKDLIAKTGVKTVPAFIFSSDVEKTDFYQQASALFEKKNNQFLLRTAELGLQPGKYLEIPSISENDIQVGNKEAKVKIVEFSDFQCPYCRAFHLNSISKAIRDYGDKILFVYKQFPLEFHLQAENAALASECANEQGKSLPYVDKLFEDQSNWGKLEGTQKFKSYALQLGLNSSQFNQCLDSKKYQDKVNRDKEEARSFGIGGTPSTFINDQFMNGVIAYDEIKKLIDEQLAK, from the coding sequence ATGGAAGAAAATAAAAAAATAGAAGAAGCACCTGCTAAAGAGATGATAGAAGCAGATAAAAAGATAAAAAATCTGATTGCTTTGTCTATTCTTTTGGGCGGCTTGTTTATCGGAAGTATTTTTGTCGATGTGGCGCAGCTGTTGAAAGGGAATGGATTTTCCCAGCGGGTGCTCAATAAAACAGATGTGTTTACTCTGGACGGGAAAACCTGGGTGGCTTATTCCGAGCCGATTGTGAAAATCCAGGTGATTACCGACGACAGTTGCGAAAATTGCCAGCCGGACCAGGCGCTGGTGTGGCTCCGTAGGGTTGTTCCCACAATTCTGACTCAAAAAGTTGATCTAAACTCACCCGAAGGAAAAGATCTGATAGCTAAAACCGGTGTCAAAACCGTTCCAGCTTTTATATTTTCGTCTGACGTGGAAAAGACCGATTTTTACCAGCAAGCCAGTGCTCTATTTGAAAAGAAAAATAACCAGTTCCTGTTGCGCACAGCGGAACTGGGACTGCAGCCGGGAAAATATCTTGAAATCCCCTCAATTTCTGAGAATGACATCCAAGTCGGAAATAAAGAGGCAAAAGTAAAAATTGTTGAATTTTCCGATTTTCAGTGCCCTTATTGCCGGGCTTTTCACTTAAACTCCATAAGCAAGGCAATCAGGGACTATGGAGACAAAATATTGTTTGTCTATAAGCAATTTCCGCTGGAATTCCACTTGCAGGCGGAAAACGCGGCCCTTGCTTCCGAATGCGCCAATGAGCAGGGTAAGTCATTGCCGTATGTTGATAAATTATTTGAGGACCAGAGTAATTGGGGCAAGTTGGAGGGAACGCAAAAATTCAAGAGCTACGCGCTTCAACTCGGCCTAAATTCCTCCCAGTTTAATCAGTGTCTGGACAGCAAGAAATATCAGGATAAAGTGAATCGGGATAAAGAAGAAGCGAGAAGCTTCGGAATTGGAGGAACTCCCTCAACTTTCATCAATGATCAGTTTATGAACGGAGTGATTGCGTATGATGAGATAAAGAAATTAATTGACGAGCAGCTGGCGAAATAA
- a CDS encoding ABC transporter permease, with the protein MFHEIILSVKLAFKNLRSNIGRTVLTLFGIVIGITSVIVIMSSGQGVKSFILDLIGTFGNDVIQVEVKVPATGKTSTQNALGQAMGIQITTLKQEDADAIAKLPNVEALYTANYTQEISSYQGVKKRTLLFGTSAGVLETDPGVKVTEGNFFTEADDRSLAQVVVVGPDIKQTFFGDTGAIGKEIKIGNKNYKVVGVLEKRGTFGVVNYDELIYLPVRTLQKKILGIDYLRNIIIKVQDENLLDATSADITDTMRRLHGITDPDKDDFSVTSLKEVQDIIGTVFNTINILLLALTSISLVVGGVGIMNVMYVAVVERTFEIGLRKAVGARSGDILKQFLLEAIFVTLAGGIVGIIFGFLFLSLLSLIFARLGFNLALAVTLQSVLIATGFSAAVGILFGYYPAQKASQLSPMEALRKE; encoded by the coding sequence ATGTTCCACGAAATTATCCTATCAGTAAAATTAGCATTTAAAAACCTCCGTTCCAACATCGGCCGGACGGTTTTGACGCTATTCGGAATTGTGATTGGGATTACTTCGGTGATTGTGATTATGTCCAGCGGGCAAGGAGTTAAAAGTTTCATTCTTGATCTAATTGGAACTTTCGGCAACGATGTGATCCAAGTTGAAGTTAAAGTGCCGGCAACCGGAAAGACTTCCACGCAAAATGCTTTAGGACAAGCGATGGGCATTCAGATTACAACTTTAAAACAAGAGGATGCGGATGCTATCGCAAAACTTCCCAATGTAGAGGCGCTGTATACGGCTAACTATACTCAGGAAATTTCCAGTTATCAGGGCGTGAAAAAGCGCACTTTACTTTTTGGAACCAGTGCCGGAGTTTTAGAAACGGATCCCGGTGTCAAAGTGACGGAAGGAAATTTTTTCACAGAGGCCGATGATCGCAGTCTAGCTCAGGTGGTGGTCGTTGGTCCCGATATCAAGCAAACTTTTTTTGGGGATACCGGGGCGATTGGAAAAGAAATAAAAATCGGCAATAAAAATTACAAAGTTGTCGGCGTCTTGGAAAAACGCGGGACATTCGGCGTAGTGAATTATGACGAATTGATTTATCTGCCGGTACGCACGCTTCAGAAAAAAATACTGGGCATAGATTATCTGCGCAATATTATAATCAAGGTCCAGGATGAAAATCTTTTGGATGCGACGTCGGCGGACATCACTGATACGATGCGCCGTCTTCACGGCATCACCGATCCGGACAAGGATGATTTTTCGGTCACATCTCTCAAGGAAGTGCAGGATATCATCGGCACGGTTTTTAACACAATAAATATTTTGCTTTTGGCGCTCACCTCCATTTCGCTGGTGGTTGGGGGAGTGGGGATTATGAATGTTATGTATGTGGCGGTGGTAGAACGCACATTTGAAATTGGACTGCGCAAAGCCGTAGGCGCGCGGTCAGGAGATATTCTCAAACAATTTTTGCTGGAAGCGATTTTTGTGACGCTGGCCGGGGGAATCGTGGGAATTATTTTCGGGTTTTTGTTTTTGTCGCTTTTGTCTTTGATTTTTGCCCGGCTGGGGTTCAATCTAGCGCTTGCCGTCACCTTGCAATCGGTTCTCATTGCCACCGGTTTTTCCGCGGCGGTGGGAATTCTTTTTGGATATTATCCGGCGCAGAAGGCATCGCAGTTAAGTCCAATGGAAGCTTTGCGGAAAGAGTAG
- a CDS encoding ABC transporter permease, translated as MTLWNPIKISYKNLMAAKWRSFLTVLGIIIGVASVIIVMAIGASAQQLILDQVSGVGSNLIGILPGGSEEKGPPATVFGTIITTLKYSDLKSILNKDNVPDVVNASGYVTGSAVAEYRDNNFAVTFQGVSPQLINVENIKVAEGRFFMPEEETNLARVVVLGADRVRDFFPNEDPIGKTLTIKDLNFTVVGILEKKGSSGFSNTDQNIFVPLFTAQKLILGIDYLNFIRAKINNPQNLNQTVADIKTTLRNNHNIKDPTDDDFSVRTTAQALSILTNITDVLKYFLTSIAAISLLVGGVGVMNIMLIAVNQRIREIGLRKAVGARNSSIITQFLVESVFITLVGGILGIILGILVSYFASVIINRLGYVWQFLITGQSIIIATTVTILIGLIFGMYPARKAAKVSPMEALRYE; from the coding sequence ATGACGCTCTGGAATCCTATTAAAATCTCATACAAAAATCTGATGGCGGCGAAGTGGCGCTCTTTTTTGACTGTGCTGGGAATTATTATTGGCGTGGCCTCGGTCATTATTGTCATGGCGATAGGAGCCAGCGCGCAACAGCTGATTCTGGATCAGGTGTCTGGTGTCGGTTCTAATCTCATCGGTATTCTGCCGGGCGGATCGGAAGAAAAAGGCCCGCCAGCCACCGTTTTCGGAACAATCATCACCACGCTAAAATATAGTGATCTAAAATCGATCTTAAACAAGGACAATGTGCCGGATGTCGTAAATGCTTCCGGCTATGTGACCGGTTCGGCTGTGGCCGAATATCGGGACAATAATTTTGCGGTGACTTTCCAGGGCGTAAGCCCGCAGCTGATCAATGTAGAGAATATTAAAGTGGCAGAAGGCAGATTTTTTATGCCCGAAGAAGAAACTAATCTGGCGCGGGTTGTGGTTTTAGGCGCGGACAGAGTCAGAGATTTTTTCCCCAATGAGGATCCAATCGGCAAAACGCTAACCATAAAGGATTTGAATTTTACGGTGGTCGGAATTTTAGAGAAAAAAGGATCGTCCGGTTTCTCCAACACCGACCAGAATATATTTGTGCCGCTTTTCACGGCGCAAAAATTAATCCTGGGAATTGATTATCTTAATTTTATCCGGGCTAAGATTAATAATCCGCAAAATTTGAATCAGACAGTCGCGGACATTAAAACCACGCTGCGGAACAATCATAATATCAAAGATCCAACCGATGACGATTTTTCAGTGCGCACCACGGCGCAGGCGCTTTCCATACTGACTAACATCACAGATGTTTTGAAATATTTTCTGACGTCAATCGCGGCTATTTCGCTTCTGGTCGGGGGAGTGGGAGTTATGAATATAATGCTCATCGCGGTCAATCAAAGAATCCGCGAAATCGGCTTGCGCAAAGCCGTAGGCGCGCGCAATTCCAGCATTATCACGCAATTTTTAGTAGAATCTGTTTTTATTACTCTAGTTGGAGGAATTTTGGGAATCATTTTGGGAATCCTAGTGTCTTATTTTGCGTCGGTGATTATCAACCGTCTGGGCTATGTCTGGCAATTTTTAATTACCGGACAATCAATCATCATTGCGACAACAGTAACAATTTTAATAGGCTTGATTTTTGGCATGTATCCGGCCAGAAAAGCGGCAAAAGTTTCACCGATGGAGGCGTTGAGATACGAATAA
- a CDS encoding ABC transporter ATP-binding protein yields MSNSLISVQNLCKTYDNEGVRTPAVCGVTFTINKGEFVAIMGPSGSGKSTLMQVLGFLDRPTDGEYLFEGRNTSKFTEDELADLRNQKIGFVFQTFNLLPRTSVFENVELPLLYDRKKATKQSNAEKVIRALKAVSMEHRAGYLSNQLSGGEKQRVAIARALVLNPEVIFADEPTGNLDSKTGTQIMKIFQELNNEGHTIILVTHETFTAEHARRILRVKDGNIVSNEPVINKRVAKDGELLK; encoded by the coding sequence ATGTCAAATTCACTAATTTCTGTCCAAAACCTTTGCAAAACTTATGATAATGAAGGTGTGAGGACTCCGGCCGTTTGCGGCGTCACATTCACCATTAATAAAGGCGAATTCGTGGCGATTATGGGGCCATCGGGCTCCGGAAAATCAACGCTCATGCAGGTTCTTGGGTTTTTAGACCGGCCAACGGATGGTGAATATCTGTTTGAAGGACGAAACACTTCCAAGTTTACCGAGGACGAATTAGCTGATTTGCGCAATCAGAAAATCGGTTTTGTTTTTCAAACTTTTAATTTATTGCCGAGAACTTCTGTTTTTGAAAATGTGGAGCTCCCGCTTCTCTATGACAGAAAAAAAGCGACCAAGCAAAGTAATGCGGAAAAAGTTATACGGGCTCTTAAGGCCGTGTCTATGGAGCATCGCGCTGGTTATCTTTCCAACCAATTGTCTGGCGGTGAAAAACAAAGAGTGGCGATCGCTCGCGCCTTAGTTTTGAATCCGGAAGTGATTTTTGCCGATGAGCCGACCGGGAATCTTGATTCCAAAACTGGAACGCAAATTATGAAAATTTTCCAGGAGCTTAATAATGAAGGACACACAATAATTCTAGTCACACATGAAACATTTACCGCCGAACACGCAAGGAGAATTTTGCGCGTCAAAGATGGAAATATTGTTTCTAATGAACCAGTGATAAATAAGAGAGTGGCAAAAGACGGCGAATTATTAAAATAG
- a CDS encoding efflux RND transporter periplasmic adaptor subunit yields the protein MSKPKKYTIWIIILLVIGAGGYFFLRPKAPVTVYTTADVTRGNLAQTVSVTGTLNPEEQINLTFKTTGILKSINVDVDDQVKKGQKLATIDTGSLLSQLKQAEEEVTVQKETLDDMKKRDDTYNHEQRQAQRANIKSSEAAVNAILDQLKDVNMISSIDGIVIRRTADPGETVVLSLNSPVLTIAKNNDLIIESNVPESDILKLVIGQKTSVTLDALTAQDKFDATVYKIDPASTVIQDVVYYRIKLKFNNLDPRFKAGMSANVDIHTAEADNVLMIPMRAVQTEGNNKFVEVLDPDGKTTTKIQIQAGLEGDEGMVEVKSGLSEGQKVVTFTKTQ from the coding sequence ATGTCCAAACCCAAGAAGTACACAATTTGGATAATAATACTACTCGTAATTGGAGCGGGTGGCTATTTTTTTCTGCGTCCTAAGGCGCCGGTGACGGTTTATACCACGGCAGATGTAACGCGGGGAAATCTGGCGCAGACGGTATCTGTGACGGGGACGCTCAACCCTGAAGAGCAGATAAATCTGACTTTCAAAACTACAGGCATACTTAAAAGCATCAATGTTGATGTGGACGATCAGGTCAAAAAAGGCCAGAAGTTAGCGACGATTGACACCGGATCGCTGCTTTCGCAACTCAAGCAAGCCGAGGAGGAAGTGACAGTGCAAAAAGAAACGCTGGATGATATGAAAAAAAGAGACGATACCTATAATCATGAACAGCGCCAGGCGCAAAGAGCCAATATAAAATCGTCCGAAGCCGCTGTCAATGCCATTCTAGACCAGTTGAAAGACGTGAATATGATTTCTTCGATTGACGGAATAGTGATCAGAAGAACTGCCGATCCAGGAGAAACCGTGGTTTTAAGTTTAAACAGTCCCGTGCTTACAATTGCGAAAAATAACGACTTGATTATTGAATCCAATGTTCCGGAATCCGATATTTTAAAATTAGTAATCGGGCAGAAAACCAGCGTGACATTAGACGCGCTAACGGCGCAGGATAAATTCGACGCGACTGTTTACAAAATCGATCCGGCTTCAACCGTAATTCAAGACGTGGTTTATTACCGGATAAAGCTAAAGTTTAATAATCTGGATCCGCGCTTCAAAGCTGGTATGAGCGCCAATGTTGATATTCACACGGCTGAAGCGGACAATGTTTTGATGATTCCGATGCGCGCCGTGCAGACGGAAGGAAATAATAAATTTGTCGAAGTATTGGATCCGGACGGAAAAACCACAACCAAAATTCAAATCCAGGCCGGTCTTGAAGGAGATGAAGGAATGGTGGAAGTAAAATCGGGCCTCTCGGAAGGGCAGAAGGTAGTAACGTTTACCAAGACGCAATAA
- a CDS encoding ribonuclease HI family protein, whose amino-acid sequence MEKIIMYTDGGSRDNPGPAAVGVYIETLHKQYGHFIGEKTNNEAEYEAVILGLRKIKQVISKEKARKVEVACFLDSEFVTKQLNHEYKVKEPELQQLFLTVWNLMLDFGKVTFSHIPREKNKVADKLVNEALDEKERQISLL is encoded by the coding sequence ATGGAAAAGATAATTATGTACACCGACGGGGGATCGCGCGACAATCCCGGCCCGGCGGCGGTAGGAGTTTACATCGAAACACTTCATAAGCAATACGGCCACTTTATCGGCGAAAAGACCAATAATGAGGCGGAATACGAAGCTGTGATTTTGGGACTTCGGAAAATCAAGCAGGTTATCAGCAAGGAAAAAGCAAGGAAAGTAGAGGTGGCGTGTTTTCTGGATAGCGAATTCGTCACCAAACAGCTTAACCATGAGTATAAAGTAAAAGAGCCGGAACTTCAGCAGTTGTTCTTAACTGTCTGGAATTTGATGCTGGATTTTGGCAAAGTTACTTTTTCTCATATTCCCCGGGAAAAAAATAAAGTGGCTGACAAGCTGGTGAATGAAGCATTAGATGAAAAGGAGAGGCAGATCAGTTTATTGTAA
- the amrA gene encoding AmmeMemoRadiSam system protein A, whose translation MNKYIELAKQAIEEYVKSGKVILVPTGLPQEFHSRQAGVFVTIRKGRELRGCIGTYLSTKENIAKEIIDNAISACSRDNRFYPIGKEELPGLNYEVSILSKPSPVKNIKTLDAGKNGIIVKCDDGRCGLLLPDLPGVDTVDQQIFIACQKGGINPAADGYELYSFTVEKHS comes from the coding sequence GTGAATAAATACATTGAGCTTGCCAAGCAGGCAATAGAAGAATATGTGAAAAGCGGGAAGGTAATACTAGTGCCTACTGGTCTTCCCCAAGAATTCCATTCACGCCAAGCGGGCGTTTTTGTAACTATTCGCAAAGGGAGGGAACTGCGTGGCTGCATCGGTACTTATCTTTCAACAAAAGAAAACATCGCCAAAGAAATAATTGATAATGCCATATCAGCCTGCTCCCGAGATAACCGTTTTTATCCCATAGGCAAAGAAGAATTGCCAGGGTTAAACTATGAGGTGAGTATCTTGAGTAAACCCTCGCCGGTGAAGAATATAAAGACGCTAGATGCAGGAAAAAATGGTATTATAGTAAAGTGTGACGATGGACGATGCGGGCTGCTGCTTCCTGATCTTCCCGGCGTGGATACAGTTGATCAGCAGATTTTTATCGCCTGCCAGAAGGGAGGAATTAATCCTGCTGCTGATGGGTATGAACTTTACAGTTTCACAGTGGAAAAACATTCATAG
- a CDS encoding class III extradiol dioxygenase subunit B-like domain-containing protein, with product MISSAYITPHPPIIIPGIGKPDDLKLVSKTIEAMEKLREDLEKINPDTILIISPHAPTDFSAFVVNSAPRLRGSLIDFGLDQDFDFENNLNLVKKIAAAGNRENIPVHFHESFLDHGALVPLYYLTENIKPKIVHLSFSLLNFKSHYRYGEIIGSVCGEEKNRIAIVASGDLSHRLTASAPAGYSSLGKKFDEKLMEMLAKKDISGILNLDKNFIDEAGECGLRSVIILLGILKDKYNFCCLNYEGPFGVGYLVASLSC from the coding sequence ATGATAAGCTCTGCTTATATAACTCCTCATCCTCCGATTATCATTCCCGGCATCGGAAAGCCAGATGATTTAAAGTTGGTTTCGAAAACAATTGAAGCAATGGAGAAATTAAGAGAAGATCTGGAAAAGATAAATCCGGACACGATTTTAATAATTTCTCCCCACGCACCGACGGATTTTTCGGCGTTTGTGGTTAACTCCGCGCCGCGGTTGAGAGGAAGCTTGATTGATTTTGGCCTGGATCAGGATTTTGATTTTGAAAACAATCTTAATTTGGTGAAAAAAATCGCCGCTGCCGGCAACCGGGAAAACATCCCGGTCCATTTTCACGAAAGTTTCCTGGACCACGGAGCGCTGGTGCCACTTTATTATTTAACTGAAAATATAAAACCGAAAATAGTTCATCTTTCTTTTTCTCTTTTGAACTTTAAAAGTCATTATCGCTATGGGGAAATCATTGGCAGTGTTTGCGGGGAGGAAAAAAATAGAATCGCGATTGTTGCCAGCGGGGATTTGTCTCATCGTCTGACTGCCAGCGCCCCAGCCGGCTATTCTTCCTTGGGAAAGAAATTTGATGAAAAGCTTATGGAAATGCTTGCCAAAAAAGATATTTCTGGAATATTAAATCTCGATAAAAACTTCATTGACGAAGCTGGAGAGTGTGGATTGCGCTCAGTTATAATTCTTCTGGGTATTTTAAAAGATAAATACAATTTTTGCTGTCTTAATTACGAAGGGCCGTTTGGAGTCGGCTACTTAGTGGCCTCATTGTCTTGTTAG
- the amrS gene encoding AmmeMemoRadiSam system radical SAM enzyme translates to MKKCINYEKLEGDTLQCQTCSHFCRIKEGQVGICGIRQNIKGELFLLAYGRAVAAHVDPVEKKPLFHFLPGTLAYSLGTLGCNFRCGNCQNFDISQMFGHKGQVKKYGRLNWGYSLSPEEIIDEAIKNKCTSVAYTYNEPTIWLEYALDTMKLARKSGLKNIWVSNGFMSSRTLDVIVPYLDAINVDIKSFDDDFYQSNCGAGVAPVLENCKRLAKEKIWLEVTTLVIPTLSDDEKMLRKIAQFVKKELGEFVPWHVSAFSGAISWKLQNLPDTPVEKIKRAYDIGKKEGLKYVYAGNVWDRNLESTYCSKCGELVIERTGYEVTRYDKDGKCPKCGEKIEGIF, encoded by the coding sequence ATGAAAAAGTGCATAAATTACGAAAAGCTTGAAGGCGACACGCTCCAGTGCCAAACCTGCTCTCATTTTTGCCGGATCAAAGAGGGTCAAGTTGGAATTTGCGGTATTCGCCAGAACATCAAAGGAGAGTTATTTCTTCTGGCTTACGGGAGAGCTGTTGCCGCTCACGTTGACCCGGTGGAAAAGAAGCCCCTCTTTCACTTTTTGCCCGGGACTCTCGCTTATTCACTGGGCACGCTGGGATGCAATTTTCGTTGCGGTAATTGCCAGAATTTCGATATTTCTCAAATGTTCGGACACAAAGGCCAGGTAAAAAAGTACGGACGGCTGAATTGGGGCTATTCTCTCTCTCCGGAAGAAATTATTGACGAGGCAATTAAAAACAAATGCACCAGCGTCGCTTATACCTATAACGAACCAACAATCTGGCTGGAATACGCCCTGGACACGATGAAATTGGCTAGAAAATCTGGACTCAAAAATATCTGGGTTTCCAATGGCTTTATGTCTTCCCGCACGCTTGATGTTATCGTTCCGTATCTTGATGCGATCAATGTAGACATCAAATCATTCGATGACGATTTTTATCAGTCAAATTGCGGAGCCGGAGTCGCACCGGTTCTGGAGAATTGTAAAAGATTAGCTAAAGAAAAAATATGGCTGGAAGTTACGACTTTAGTTATCCCGACGCTTTCCGATGACGAAAAAATGCTTCGCAAAATCGCTCAATTTGTAAAAAAAGAACTGGGCGAATTTGTGCCCTGGCACGTGAGCGCTTTTTCCGGAGCCATTTCCTGGAAACTTCAAAATCTTCCTGATACGCCAGTTGAAAAAATAAAAAGGGCTTATGACATTGGCAAAAAGGAAGGATTAAAATATGTCTACGCGGGCAATGTTTGGGACAGAAATCTGGAAAGCACTTATTGCTCAAAGTGCGGCGAGTTGGTGATTGAAAGAACGGGCTACGAGGTGACGCGCTATGACAAAGACGGAAAATGTCCAAAATGCGGAGAGAAGATTGAAGGAATATTTTGA
- a CDS encoding metallophosphoesterase, which yields MKRYLIITLAILFMALGAVSSGILFAEWQIGRNRTVEISNPSNNLPEEPEAKESDMVTSEAEKETKNDPADSELQTSPDSFSFAVIGDTRSFKENDPDGGLQKAVKGIKEKNVDLVLTVGDLISGCDTRSDCEDEFGSWKKVMGPLLSKTYEVVGNHDRVAFPEMENVWQNYFDLPLNGPAGFSEKVYSFDFKNSHFVVLDSEEPVERIINSTQRDWLEKDLESSKGKNIFVSFHEPAFPVAANIGESLDAYEKERDALWDILVKYDVTAVFCGHEHIYSRKKIGNIYQIMVANTDVESYEAPRAGVVEYYYQGKHYAIVQINGEKITLKVYSVDGKLLDFINLSG from the coding sequence ATGAAGAGGTATCTAATTATCACTCTCGCTATTCTCTTTATGGCCCTGGGAGCGGTTAGCAGTGGGATATTATTTGCCGAGTGGCAAATCGGGAGAAACAGGACTGTTGAGATTTCCAATCCCTCAAATAATTTGCCCGAAGAACCTGAAGCAAAAGAATCCGATATGGTTACTTCTGAAGCTGAAAAGGAGACGAAGAATGATCCGGCTGATTCGGAACTGCAAACTAGCCCTGATTCCTTTTCCTTCGCAGTTATTGGTGATACCAGGAGTTTTAAAGAAAATGATCCTGACGGGGGTCTTCAGAAAGCTGTTAAGGGAATAAAAGAAAAAAATGTGGATTTAGTTCTCACCGTTGGAGATTTAATTTCTGGCTGTGATACCAGAAGTGATTGCGAAGATGAATTTGGCAGTTGGAAAAAGGTAATGGGTCCACTTCTTTCAAAGACATATGAGGTGGTAGGCAATCATGATCGCGTTGCGTTTCCGGAAATGGAAAATGTCTGGCAAAATTATTTTGATCTTCCCCTTAACGGTCCAGCGGGATTTAGTGAAAAAGTTTATTCTTTTGACTTCAAAAATTCTCACTTCGTGGTCCTGGACAGCGAAGAACCGGTGGAGCGTATTATTAATTCAACCCAGCGCGACTGGCTGGAAAAGGATTTGGAATCCAGCAAGGGAAAAAATATTTTTGTGTCTTTTCACGAGCCCGCTTTTCCAGTAGCCGCGAATATCGGTGAAAGCTTGGATGCGTACGAAAAGGAACGCGACGCGCTTTGGGATATACTTGTAAAATATGATGTAACCGCAGTTTTCTGCGGCCATGAGCATATTTACAGCCGCAAAAAAATAGGCAATATCTATCAAATTATGGTAGCTAACACTGATGTGGAAAGCTATGAAGCTCCACGCGCCGGAGTGGTTGAATATTATTATCAGGGAAAGCATTATGCGATAGTTCAAATAAATGGAGAAAAGATTACGCTAAAAGTTTATTCCGTTGACGGAAAACTTTTGGATTTTATCAATCTCTCCGGCTGA
- a CDS encoding peptidoglycan-binding protein → MKKISSLFILLFLLSCFLVFSADKAKAAPSVSAYHMVTNDPTPLIKGTISGVISSAEISVTINGIDGIEYSLDSVNNGDWSITFASALDPGYYYTAEITATEEGEDSTFAYIYVDEDYPFEFYYTSEGEDFEFSSVTFSEEYSYDSEDGDFSLLFPSGTVVTTTEEGGTFDLTEWYAEIVDPNNERIILKLRFGIPDNDLTFSSHNVTITFHVGAEYNDQILNIFSRNDGDNDEGWDPMEIDCTVIGGSCSFDVSHASYFAISQYTSIAETEEEENDDEDENEKASISSWKAYKYEDQTSKLCKDKLKLEIKGKHFDGDAEVKIGNHEAFSVDKKSSKKIVAKFCMNKLLDNQASRKRTVSVTNPHTDKEKADKKINLNNIGYNMSAEDFNPQTVEGIKNIQKALISLSFLDKQYITGFYGPLTTNAVMEFQKQNGISQTGYVGPLTKAKLEEKIK, encoded by the coding sequence TGTCCTGTTTTTTGGTTTTTTCTGCGGATAAGGCAAAAGCCGCTCCTTCGGTTTCGGCTTATCATATGGTAACCAATGATCCGACGCCTCTTATCAAAGGAACGATCAGCGGCGTTATCAGCAGCGCTGAAATTTCCGTGACAATTAACGGAATTGACGGAATTGAATATTCTTTAGATTCAGTGAATAATGGAGATTGGAGCATAACATTTGCTAGTGCGTTGGATCCAGGATATTATTACACGGCCGAAATTACGGCTACCGAAGAAGGAGAAGATTCCACTTTCGCTTATATTTATGTGGACGAAGATTATCCTTTTGAATTTTATTATACTAGCGAAGGAGAAGATTTTGAATTTTCGTCAGTTACTTTTAGCGAGGAATACAGCTATGATTCCGAAGACGGAGATTTCTCGCTTCTTTTTCCGTCCGGAACCGTGGTTACAACAACTGAAGAAGGCGGAACATTTGATCTTACGGAATGGTATGCTGAAATCGTTGATCCCAACAATGAAAGAATTATATTAAAACTTCGTTTCGGGATACCCGATAACGATTTGACTTTTTCTTCCCATAATGTCACCATCACTTTTCATGTTGGCGCGGAATATAACGACCAAATTTTGAATATATTTTCAAGAAATGACGGCGATAACGATGAAGGCTGGGATCCTATGGAAATTGACTGTACCGTTATAGGCGGCAGTTGCTCTTTTGATGTTTCCCACGCTTCTTATTTCGCAATTTCCCAATATACCAGCATTGCCGAAACTGAAGAAGAAGAAAATGATGACGAAGATGAAAATGAAAAAGCAAGTATAAGCTCCTGGAAAGCTTATAAATATGAAGACCAAACCAGCAAATTATGTAAAGATAAATTGAAACTTGAAATCAAAGGCAAGCATTTTGACGGTGATGCTGAAGTTAAAATTGGTAACCACGAAGCTTTTTCGGTAGATAAAAAATCCAGCAAGAAAATTGTAGCTAAATTCTGTATGAATAAGTTATTGGATAATCAGGCTAGTCGGAAAAGAACCGTCAGCGTGACCAATCCTCATACTGATAAGGAAAAAGCGGATAAAAAAATAAATCTGAATAACATTGGCTATAATATGTCAGCGGAAGACTTTAATCCCCAAACAGTTGAAGGAATTAAAAATATTCAGAAAGCTCTTATTTCTCTCAGTTTTTTGGATAAACAATATATCACTGGATTTTACGGGCCACTTACTACAAATGCAGTTATGGAATTCCAAAAACAGAATGGCATTTCTCAAACAGGCTATGTCGGACCGCTGACGAAAGCGAAATTGGAAGAAAAAATAAAATAA